In Scheffersomyces stipitis CBS 6054 chromosome 8, complete sequence, one DNA window encodes the following:
- a CDS encoding L-KDR aldolase, with the protein MTISAALPKRGVYTPVPTFFKKDLHTIDYDSQIEHAKFLQQNGITGLVLLGSTGENSHLTRKERIELVSTIHEELPDFPLMAGVAQNSVEDAIEEILQLKNAGAQHALVLPSSYFGASIKQQGIIDWYTEVADNASLPVLIYVYPGVSNNISIDPRTIKKLSAHPNIVGAKISHGDVSHHAIIGLDQEIAANQFITLTGLGQILLPVLVVGIQGTVDALCGAFPKIYVKLLENYDKGDLRAAAELQLVISRAEELVVKFGVVGIKKAIHFATGIGETYLGRAPLTQDVNDADWKSYNDYLLGIVSVESTL; encoded by the coding sequence ATGACAATTTCAGCTGCCCTTCCAAAGAGAGGAGTCTACACTCCTGTTCctacatttttcaagaaagacTTGCATACCATAGACTACGACAGCCAGATTGAACATGCTAAATTCTTACAACAAAATGGGATTACCGGGTTGGTCTTATTAGGTTCTACTGGTGAGAACTCTCATTTGACACgtaaagaaagaattgaacttgtctCAACTATTCACGAGGAATTGCCTGATTTCCCACTTATGGCTGGAGTAGCTCAAAATTCAGTGGAGGAtgctattgaagaaatcttgcaattgaaaaatgctGGAGCACAGCATGCCCTTGTTTTGCCCAGTAGTTATTTTGGTGCTTCCATCAAACAACAGGGTATTATCGACTGGTATACAGAAGTTGCTGACAATGCAAGTTTGCCAGTTTTGATCTACGTCTATCCTGGAGTTTCTAACAATATCTCTATCGACCCGAGAACAATCAAGAAGCTCTCAGCCCACCCCAATATTGTCGGCGCAAAGATTTCTCATGGTGATGTTTCACATCATGCAATTATCGGTTTAGACCAGGAAATTGCAGCCAACCAATTCATCACGCTTACTGGATTGGGCCAGATTCTCCTACCAGTCTTGGTGGTTGGAATTCAAGGTACGGTAGATGCTCTCTGCGGAGCCTTCCCCAAGATATATGTGAAGCTACTTGAAAATTACGACAAAGGGGATCTAAGAGCAGCTGCAGAGTTGCAATTGGTTATTAGCAGAGCCGAAGAGTTGGTAGTAAAATTTGGTGTCGTTGGAATAAAGAAAGCCAtccattttgcaaccggAATTGGTGAGACTTATCTTGGAAGAGCTCCTTTGACACAGGATGTCAATGATGCGGATTGGAAGTCGTACAATGACTATCTCTTAGGTATTGTCAGTGTTGAGTCTACATTATAA
- a CDS encoding L-rhamnono-gamma-lactonase: MSKYKILDSHIHLYSLANIPLLHWDEGNPLHGNRRLDEYIENSQSTQFDVEGVVWIECDAKIDLTQGLKGLENPIEEYLYICRNINGKLLPEEGVSTPFKRRLIKAMIPFAPMPLGSAGVEEYVKALKTRNSSEFHLVKGFRYLIQDKPPLTISDPHFVSSFQWLDSNGYVFDLGIDMRSGGLWQFKETLEVFKKVPNLKYIINHLTKPCLDFDPETIDSNPDFLSWKRLVTEMYITTPNSYMKLSGGFSEVEQDVALDVTSTSRHVYPWFKVVYELWGPERTIFASNWPVCAIPAGQNLTEKWFQVCETLFDSIGMDEDTRRKIYYSNAFKAYNI, translated from the coding sequence ATGTCTAAGTACAAAATCTTGGATTCTCATATCCATTTGTATTCGCTAGCCAATATACCACTTTTACATTGGGACGAAGGAAATCCTCTTCATGGCAATCGTCGTCTAGACGAATACATCGAAAACTCACAATCTACACAATTCGATGTGGAAGGAGTAGTCTGGATTGAATGTGATGCTAAAATTGACCTTACTCAAGGATTGAAAGGATTAGAAAAcccaattgaagaatacttGTACATTTGTAGAAATATAAATGGCAAATTGTtgccagaagaaggagtCCTGACACCTTTTAAGAGACGGCTAATCAAAGCTATGATACCTTTTGCTCCCATGCCATTGGGATCTGCAGGAGTGGAAGAATATGTGAAAGctttgaagacaagaaacTCAAGCGAGTTTCACTTGGTGAAGGGGTTCAGATACCTCATACAGGATAAACCACCATTGACGATATCTGATCCCCATTTTGTTTCGTCATTTCAATGGTTAGATAGTAATGGCTATGTATTTGACTTGGGCATTGATATGAGGAGTGGAGGGCTTTGGCAATTCAAAGAAActcttgaagttttcaaaaAGGTACCGAATTTGAAGTATATCATAAACCATCTTACCAAACCATGTTTGGACTTTGATCCAGAGACTATTGATTCCAATCCAGATTTcctttcttggaaaagattgGTAACTGAAATGTACATTACCACACCCAATTCGTATATGAAGCTCTCTGGGGGGTTCTCTGAAGTAGAGCAAGATGTTGCATTGGACGTTACATCAACATCCAGACATGTATATCCGTGGTTTAAGGTAGTATATGAGCTCTGGGGCCCAGAACGGACAATTTTTGCTAGTAACTGGCCCGTTTGTGCTATTCCAGCGGGCCAAAACTTAACAGAAAAGTGGTTTCAAGTTTGTGAAACTTTATTTGATTCTATTGGTATGGACGAagatacaagaagaaaaatctATTATTCCAATGCATTTAAAGCGTACAATATCTAA
- the HEM13 gene encoding Oxygen-repressed protein (Coproporphyrinogen III oxidase (Coproporphyrinogenase) (Coprogen oxidase) (COX); sixth step in heme biosynthetic pathway~go_function coproporphyrinogen oxidase activity~go_process porphyrin biosynthesis~go_function coproporphyrinogen oxidase activity~go_process porphyrin biosynthesis): protein MVSYEQIHDKSFSIKERMEALVRQKQKEITEAISKLDTVDFHTDTWTRGDNGGGGQSMVIQNGTTFEKGGVNISVVHGKLPPAAVARMKADHANLKGSDDDGSVNFFACGLSLVIHPINPHAPTTHANYRYFETSDPVSGETQAWWFGGGADLTPSYLYEEDAKHFHQVHKDTLDKYDKELYPKYKKWCDEYFFIKHRNETRGIGGIFFDDLDSKPADDILRIIESSFDAFLAAYVPIVEKRKDTPYTPEQKQWQQIRRGRYVEFNLVLDRGTQFGLQTPGSRVESILMSLPATASWVYDHHPEAGSEEEKLIKVLQNPVEWV from the coding sequence ATGGTCTCGTATGAACAGATCCACGACAAGTCGTTTTCCATCAAGGAGCGGATGGAAGCATTGGTGAGACAAAAGCAGAAGGAAATCACTGAGGCCATCTCCAAGTTAGACACTGTAGACTTCCACACCGACACCTGGACCAGAGGTGACAATGGAGGGGGAGGCCAGTCGATGGTGATTCAGAATGGTACCACTTTCGAAAAAGGAGGGGTCAACATTTCTGTGGTACATGGTAAGCTTCCTCCTGCAGCCGTGGCCAGGATGAAGGCCGACCACGCGAACTTGAAGGGTTCAGATGATGATGGCTCTGTCAACTTTTTTGCTTGTGGTTTGTCCTTGGTGATCCACCCTATCAATCCTCATGCTCCTACGACCCATGCCAACTACAGATACTTCGAGACTTCGGATCCAGTATCGGGCGAGACCCAGGCCTGGTGGTTTGGAGGAGGCGCTGACTTGACTCCCTCGTACTTgtacgaagaagatgccAAACACTTTCACCAAGTCCATAAGGACACCTTGGACAAGTACGATAAGGAGTTGTATCCAAAGTACAAAAAATGGTGCGACGAgtatttcttcatcaagcACAGAAACGAGACTAGAGGTATCGGAGGTATTTTCTTCGACGACTTGGACTCCAAACCTGCTGATGACATTTTGCGTATCATAGAGTCGTCGTTCGATGCCTTCTTAGCTGCCTATGTTCCCATCgtagaaaagagaaaggaCACTCCCTACACTCCAGAACAAAAGCAATGGCAACAAATCAGAAGAGGCAGATACGTagagttcaacttggtcttGGATAGAGGTACCCAGTTTGGTTTGCAGACACCAGGTTCTCGTGTCGAGAGTATCTTGATGTCGTTGCCAGCTACTGCCAGTTGGGTCTATGACCACCATCCTGAGGCAGGCAGCGAAgaggagaagttgatcaaagtgTTGCAGAACCCAGTCGAATGGGTTTAA
- a CDS encoding fungal transcriptional regulatory protein (go_component nucleus~go_function transcription factor activity; zinc ion binding; DNA binding~go_process regulation of transcription, DNA-dependent; transcription): MSRVVNPAISKSTETRKSNFIETGDVTKLSKSCDFCKSKKVKCDQVKPICSYCVRHSQECVYSRVRKPGLRPGYGQQVFDRINGLESFVENFHTSSSTEIESLKNRIEEFTSRFESIEDKLINIGNANITKISATGNQEGKYLYGELPTIHEATILLDIFQEKIHPIFPVVEHSKFNTLLEEYETAPRSILLGAILCSLRFADTSLITHRQKKVYHESIFSRLLNSCFVVGTVEELQAMSLLAFDLYSYSNNPKTWSVISLIASGVVHLNLSRGRLQTSILELYTSRSGVSKNVTSRTVASQKVVEERKLLFWEIFQLDILSSASSSFPLKIPSSEIDCSLPLKRELFESAQTNEDYERLKSLPTRTLNKYVSNVNYDHYDSNCFLIEILNILGKIHMFMRKPLDLTNIKEMLNWQIKFSELDNEIQVWKATLPRMFNDLLDNEKLPYDKINSYKDILFHSLYYTTIVRLNSSVGYPYLQLSSGPLSFKDARSRCLDAAQHVVNFAKKLSQIFEDDAAFHQRIGPYYAFSLWVSARLLLVNAINSDLEIPADVQYLISLLTRMGDSWESASKYANILNFLISELETESQENLNIINHFSHGGSEESMYRSEDASIISDMRLNAYNLDVILSEKVEKFTNRKGGKVSPNNQADISNFFEWFKLPFTEINTPTLQ; this comes from the exons ATGTCGCGAGTGGTGAACCCCGCAATTTCGAAATCGACAGAAACTCGAAAACTGAACTTCATCGAAACTGGGGATGTCACCAAACTCTCCAAATCCTGCGATTTCTGCAAATCCAAGAAGGTCAAATGTGACCAGGTCAAGCCCATCTGCTCTTACTGTGTGAGACATAGCCAGGAATGTGTCTATAGTAGAGTCAGAAAGCCAGGCTTGAGGCCAGGATACGGCCAGCAGGTATTTGACAGAATCAACGGTCTTGAATCGTTTGTAGAAAACTTTCATACCTCCAGTAGTACAGAAATCGAAAGTCTCAAGAACAGAATCGAGGAGTTCACCTCTAGATTCGAAAGCATAGAAGACAAACTTATCAACATTGGCAATGCAAACATCACTAAAATATCTGCTACTG GGAACCAAGAGGGTAAGTACTTGTATGGTGAATTGCCTACTATACACGAGGCAACAATCTTGTTagacatttttcaagaaaagattCATCCAATATTTCCAGTCGTTGAGCATTCAAAATTCAACACTTTGCTTGAAGAGTATGAAACAGCCCCAAGATCAATACTTTTAGGAGCCATATTATGTTCATTGCGATTTGCTGATACATCACTAATTACCCATAGACAAAAGAAGGTGTATCACGAGTCCATTTTCTCAAGGTTGCTAAATTCTTGCTTTGTGGTAGGCACTGTAGAGGAGTTGCAAGCCATGAGTTTACTAGCTTTTGACCTTTATAGCTACTCCAACAACCCCAAGACATGGAGTGTGATATCGTTAATAGCCTCTGGAGTTGTCCATCTTAATTTATCTAGAGGCAGGCTTCAAACTTCTATTCTTGAGCTATACACGAGTCGTTCTGGTGTATCCAAGAATGTAACTTCCAGAACAGTAGCAAGCCAAAAAGTGGTGGAAGAGAGAAAGTTGTTATTTTGGGAAATCTTTCAGCTTGATATTCTTTCCAGTGCTTCAAGCTCGTTTCCCTTGAAGATACCCTCTTCTGAAATCGACTGTTCGCTACCATTAAAAAGGGAGTTGTTTGAAAGTGCACAAACGAATGAGGACTATGAAAGACTCAAGAGCTTGCCCACAAGAACACTCAATAAATATGTCAGTAATGTCAACTATGACCACTATGACTCAAATTGTTTTCTCATTGAAATCTTGAATATTCTTGGAAAGATTCACATGTTCATGAGGAAACCGCTTGATCTTACGAATATAAAGGAAATGTTGAATTGGCAGATTAAGTTTTCTGAGTTGGATAACGAAATCCAAGTATGGAAAGCAACTTTGCCACGTATGTTTAACGATTTATTGGATAACGAAAAGCTACCGTATGATAAAATAAATTCGTACAAGGATATACTCTTCCATTCGTTATACTATACTACGATTGTCAGGCTAAATTCTAGTGTGGGTTATCCTTATCTTCAGCTTTCTAGTGGGCCTCTATCGTTCAAGGATGCTCGTTCCAGGTGTTTGGATGCTGCCCAGCATGTAGTCAATTTTGCCAAGAAGCTTTCGCAAATCTTTGAGGATGATGCAGCTTTCCACCAACGGATTGGTCCTTATTATGCCTTCTCTCTTTGGGTTTCAGCACGTTTGCTTTTGGTGAATGCTATCAATAGTGACTTGGAAATCCCTGCAGATGTCCAATACTTAATATCTCTATTGACACGTATGGGGGACTCTTGGGAGAGTGCTTCGAAGTATGCTAACAtattgaacttcttgataaGTGAGTTGGAAACAGAATCTCAAGAGAACTTGAATATCATAAACCATTTCTCTCATGGCGGTAGTGAAGAGTCAATGTACCGCTCAGAAGATGCAAGCATCATCTCGGATATGAGACTCAATGCTTACAACTTGGATGTGATTCTCTCTGAAAAGGTTGAAAAGTTTACTAATAGAAAGGGGGGCAAGGTGTCCCCTAATAACCAGGCTGATATCTCTaatttttttgaatggTTCAAGTTACCGTTTACTGAGATCAATACTCCAACATTGCAGTAG
- a CDS encoding predicted protein encodes MPAWAPSNFDPSFVIIERLGSQCKNQLNYSFSDDSVKASRKKTQRNSCLPELSKEATISNDSIASFGNNYKSKRIFSRPETSFDTEPCKNEMEQYQVPPRDCQKVFKPPTQSFEYDELSKLIEDISCVFENCSLDTFQHEGVTVPYLDEVVVNQINGDILGPGDSIEWTPSIDMEQEMVIDEYCRRHRNYKEAWGAIPKFSDSKVYYDKIETHNYHPPRLAKPRKTWSQLQEAGNDKELFSEVRNTLATVHDKKPEKQDCYEPVAGVKEPSKGVAATSQFQIFGNLFSSRLHGGRRTWNKRSHLSNSRPSGDRPECHDSEIQVDYKNPEVDNGKEDDLEVKVPSTKTVSKATNVTPNEVSESFDMIRKPLSVNEEIKSLSLVVSSEKAAQNKYIQNWLSTVSKTWENMNANENGHSNEVNQPQVFSISASSTDLESVANSELSTLPPGNTDLAEPESIPLPPSDDSGDQQELIGFNCRPKSSKWNISSWFKIQKPRLNTPEDIEDELSKTLTLIEKKKTLLAEEPLEGGDEFRTLMQSEICDLEVEKQQLEKRLYLQQVDSVIDIAEREVLTYMSSSSHSVT; translated from the coding sequence ATGCCTGCTTGGGCTCCTTCTAACTTCGATCCTCTGTTTGTCATTATAGAGCGTCTAGGTAGTCAATGTAAAAATCAGCTCAATTATTCATTTTCTGATGATTCAGTTAAAGCTTCTCGCAAGAAAACTCAAAGAAATTCATGTTTACCTGAGCTCTCTAAAGAAGCAACTATCAGTAATGACAGTATTGCTTCGTTTGGCAATAATTATAAACTGAAGAGAATTTTTTCTAGACCAGAAACACTGTTTGATACAGAACCGTGCAAGAATGAAATGgaacaatatcaagttCCACCTAGAGATTGTCAAAAGGTATTCAAACCACCAACCCAATCTTTTGAATATGATGAGCTACTGAAGTtaattgaagatatttcctgtgtttttgaaaattgttCCTTAGATACGTTCCAGCACGAGGGTGTTACTGTACCATATCTTGACGAAGTAGTTGTAAATCAGATCAATGGTGACATTTTGGGTCCTGGTGATAGTATTGAATGGACGCCCTCAATTGACATGGAACAGGAAATGGTAATTGACGAATATTGTCGCCGTCATCGAAACTATAAAGAGGCTTGGGGAGCTATACCCAAATTCTCTGATAGTAAAGTATATTATGACAAAATTGAAACACACAATTATCATCCACCACGACTTGCTAAACCCAGGAAAACTTGGAGTCAACTACAAGAAGCTGGAAATGATAAGGAATTATTCTCCGAAGTCAGAAATACTTTAGCAACAGTTCATGATAAGAAACCAGAGAAACAAGATTGTTATGAACCAGTAGCAGGAGTCAAGGAACCATCAAAAGGTGTTGCAGCAACatctcaatttcaaatcttcGGAAACCTATTTTCTTCGAGATTACATGGTGGTAGGAGGACCTGGAATAAGCGATCGCATCTTTCAAACTCCAGACCTAGTGGAGATAGACCAGAATGCCACGATTCTGAAATACAAGTGGATTATAAGAATCCGGAAGTCGACAATGGCAAGGAAGATGACCTTGAAGTCAAAGTCCCTAGCACCAAGACTGTCTCAAAGGCAACCAATGTAACGCCTAATGAGGTTTCTGAAAGTTTTGATATGATTAGAAAACCACTTCTGGTaaatgaagaaataaaatctctttctcttgttgtGTCAAGCGAAAAAGCTGCTCAAAACAAGTACATCCAGAACTGGTTAAGTACTGTTTCCAAAACTTGGGAAAATATGAATGCCAATGAGAATGGCCACTCCAATGAAGTAAATCAACCTCAAGTATTTAGTATTTCTGCCTCTTCCACTGATCTTGAATCAGTAGCAAATAGTGAATTAAGTACTTTGCCTCCTGGAAATACAGATTTGGCGGAACCAGAGCTGATTCCCCTCCCTCCGCTGGATGATAGTGGtgaccaacaagaactaATAGGGTTCAATTGCAGACCGAAAAGTTCGAAGTGGAatatttcaagttggttcAAAATACAGAAACCTAGGCTCAACACACCAGAAGACATTGAGGACGAATTGTCAAAGACACTTACGTtaatagagaagaagaagactctACTTGCTGAAGAACCCCTTGAGGGAGGTGATGAGTTTCGAACCTTGATGCAAAGTGAAATCTGTGATTTGGAAGTAGagaaacaacaacttgagaaaAGGCTCTATCTTCAACAGGTAGACTCTGTCATAGATATAGCGGAAAGGGAGGTGTTGACGTACATGAGCTCTTCGTCACACTCAGTTACGTAA
- the DHG2 gene encoding L-rhamnose-1-dehydrogenase (Glucose 1-dehydrogenase II (GLCDH-II) (bacterial)~go_function oxidoreductase activity~go_process metabolism), with product MTGLLNGKVVAITGGVTGIGRAIAIEMARNGAKVVVNHLPSEEQAQLAKELKEEISDGENNVLTIPGDISLPETGRRIVELAVEKFGEINVFVSNAGVCGFREFLEITPETLFQTVNINLNGAFFAIQAAAQQMVKQGKGGSIIGISSISALVGGAHQTHYTPTKAGILSLMQSTACALGKYGIRCNAILPGTISTALNEEDLKDPEKRKYMEGRIPLGRVGDPKDIAGPAIFLASDMSNYVNGAQLLVDGGLFVNLQ from the coding sequence ATGACTGGATTGTTGAATGGAAAGGTGGTTGCAATAACCGGAGGTGTCACTGGTATCGGACGGGCAATTGCCATAGAAATGGCAAGGAATGGTGCCAAAGTAGTAGTGAACCATTTACCATCTGAAGAGCAAGCTCAGTTGGCAAAAGAACTCAAAGAGGAAATCCTGGACGGTGAAAACAACGTGCTCACCATTCCAGGGGACATCTCGCTCCCTGAAACAGGCAGAAGGATAGTGGAGCTTGcagttgaaaagtttggCGAAATCAATGTGTTCGTTTCCAATGCTGGTGTCTGTGGGTTCAGagagtttcttgaaataaCTCCCGAAACTTTGTTTCAGACGGTGAATATTAACTTGAATGGAGCCTTCTTCGCCATCCAAGCAGCTGCACAACAAATGGTCAAGCAGGGCAAAGGAGGTAGCATTATTGGAATCAGCAGCATCTCTGCCTTGGTTGGAGGAGCACACCAAACCCATTACACACCAACTAAAGCTGGAATCTTGTCCTTAATGCAATCTACAGCATGTGCTCTAGGTAAGTATGGAATCAGATGCAATGCGATCCTCCCAGGGACAATCAGTACAGCCTTGAACGAAGAGGACTTGAAAGATCcagagaagagaaagtacATGGAAGGGAGAATACCTCTAGGAAGAGTCGGTGACCCCAAGGATATTGCTGGACCTGCTATCTTCTTGGCAAGTGATATGTCTAACTACGTTAATGGAGCACAACTACTTGTTGATGGAGGATTGTTCGTCAATTTACAATAG
- a CDS encoding L-rhamnonate dehydratase (hypothetical protein; unknown function~go_function catalytic activity~go_process metabolism): protein MSVKDFPQIKSIKTFIFNQPGVGGDYHNVERGHWLIDHPIANPMSKFEEYRASRVSWGINVLGSFCVEIEATNGVKGFATGFGGPPACWLVANHFRRFLIGADPRDTTLLWDKMFRASMFYGRKGLTVAVISVIDLAIWDLLGKLRNEPVYKMIGGATRERLDFYCTGCRPDIAKEVGFWGGKVALPYGPAEGHDGLRRNVEFLRKHRKSVGPDFPIMVDCYMSLNVSYVIDLVNACKDLNINWFEEVLHPDDFDGFQKLKSACPWMKFTTGEHEYSKYGFRKLIEGRNVDILQPDIMWVGGLTEILKISHQAAAYDIPVVPHASGPYSYHFVISQENTPFHEYLSNSPDSMSVLPVFGELFTDEPVPTEGYLSITEFDKPGFGLTLNPKIELINGDCLLSPNPERPLSIQNGNGHAKTNGNGTIKNGH, encoded by the coding sequence ATGCTGGTAAAAGACTTCCCACAGATCAAAAGTATCAAaactttcattttcaaccAACCCGGCGTCGGCGGAGACTACCATAATGTTGAAAGGGGCCATTGGTTGATCGACCATCCCATTGCCAACCCCATGTCCAAGTTTGAAGAGTACCGTGCCTCTCGTGTCAGTTGGGGAATCAATGTTTTGGGTTCTTTCTGTGTTGAAATCGAAGCAACGAATGGCGTTAAGGGATTTGCTACTGGTTTTGGAGGCCCACCTGCTTGCTGGTTAGTAGCCAATCATTTCAGACGTTTCTTGATTGGAGCTGATCCAAGAGATACTACTTTGTTATGGGATAAGATGTTTAGAGCTTCCATGTTTTACGGTAGAAAAGGTTTGACTGTGGCTGTCATCAGTGTCATAGATTTGGCTATCTGGGACTTGTTGGGAAAGTTGAGAAACGAGCCCGTCTACAAGATGATTGGAGGTGCTACTAGAGAAAGATTGGACTTTTACTGTACTGGCTGTAGACCAGACATAGCTAAGGAAGTTGGTTTCTGGGGAGGTAAAGTTGCTTTACCTTATGGTCCAGCAGAGGGTCACGATGGTCTTAGAAGAAATGTCGAGTTTTTGAGAAAGCATCGTAAGTCCGTAGGACCAGACTTCCCCATTATGGTAGATTGCTACATGTCTCTTAATGTATCGTATGTTATCGATTTGGTAAATGCTTGcaaagacttgaacatCAACTGGTTTGAAGAGGTCTTGCATCCAGATGACTTTGACGgtttccagaagttgaagagtGCCTGCCCGTGGATGAAATTCACAACTGGTGAACATGAGTACTCCAAGTATGGATTCAGAAAGTTGATCGAAGGTAGGAATGTAGACATCTTGCAACCTGATATCATGTGGGTCGGTGGTCTTACTGAAATCCTCAAGATCTCTCATCAAGCTGCTGCCTACGATATTCCAGTAGTTCCACATGCTTCTGGTCCATATTCGTACCATTTTGTAATCTCTCAAGAAAATACTCCATTCCACGAATACTTGTCGAACTCTCCGGACTCGATGTCTGTGTTGCCAGTATTTGGGGAACTTTTCACCGATGAACCAGTTCCTACAGAAGGTTATTTGCTGATTACGGAATTTGACAAACCTGGGTTTGGCTTGACTTTGAACCCAAAGATCGAGTTGATCAATGGCGACTGCTTATTATCGCCTAATCCAGAAAGACCATTAAGTattcaaaatggaaatggacATGCAAAGACCAATGGCAATGGAACCATCAAGAATGGCCATTAG